A stretch of the Archangium violaceum genome encodes the following:
- a CDS encoding serine/threonine-protein kinase → MTDELLAGRYQLEQELGRGGMATVFLARDTRLARRVAVKVMHPGEDGRRAERFRREAELAASIKHPHVLEVHDFGEDARRGPFLVCEWVQGEDLRALAHRLAPVPPVVAAVLGWTLARALGEAHAHGVVHRDVKPENVLLSRSGTLKLADFGLAALADDERLTSTGTVTGSLAYMAPERLDTGAFSPASDVYAVGVLLFELVAGTTPHAGKGSGHLVTAVMTRDAPRLDEVVPGTPEPLAELVARCLARDARARPRNGAELASLLEGVVGRLAGPPAEVSRGFFQEPEAGCAKWREVHFQRLLEEGGALLSKGEGARAAKLLNAALSLRPDSAEVRELLRARPPVRRSRALVGGAVLACLLVALGVWVWARHPGAPEAVVTAPVLPATSPPPEPVAAPVQEPAPELVREQEATAPVDSEPVPRATRTRTPRPVPSKKRTEPPAVHPVEPLRVEAPPVAVAETPSPKSQEPATLQVVTRPWAEVFVDGQSRGYTPRVRELRLSPGTHRLRFDNPLCDPIEEILQVSPGESVSRELTLRVRKAEVRIVAPVGALILVDGTELGVAPLPGPVTVEHGGHVFSARVPGGGFLRREVNVVAGARTEVVLRSSP, encoded by the coding sequence ATGACGGACGAATTGCTGGCCGGCCGCTACCAGTTGGAGCAGGAGCTGGGGCGAGGCGGCATGGCCACGGTCTTCCTGGCCCGGGACACCCGGCTGGCGCGCCGGGTGGCGGTGAAGGTGATGCATCCGGGCGAGGATGGGCGCCGCGCCGAGCGCTTCCGCCGGGAGGCCGAGCTGGCGGCCTCCATCAAACACCCCCACGTGCTGGAGGTTCACGACTTCGGTGAGGACGCCCGCCGGGGGCCCTTCCTCGTGTGCGAGTGGGTGCAGGGCGAGGATCTGCGCGCGCTGGCCCACCGGCTCGCGCCCGTGCCGCCCGTGGTGGCGGCGGTGCTGGGCTGGACGCTGGCGCGGGCGCTGGGGGAGGCGCACGCGCACGGTGTGGTGCACCGGGACGTGAAGCCGGAGAACGTGCTCCTGTCGCGGAGCGGGACGTTGAAGCTGGCGGACTTCGGCCTCGCCGCGTTGGCGGACGACGAGCGGCTGACGAGCACCGGCACCGTCACGGGTTCGCTCGCGTACATGGCACCCGAGCGGCTGGATACGGGGGCCTTCTCCCCGGCCTCGGACGTCTACGCGGTGGGTGTGCTCCTCTTCGAGCTGGTCGCCGGGACGACGCCGCACGCGGGCAAGGGGAGCGGGCACCTGGTGACCGCGGTGATGACGCGGGACGCGCCACGGCTCGATGAGGTGGTGCCCGGCACGCCCGAGCCGCTGGCTGAACTGGTGGCCCGATGCCTCGCCCGGGACGCGCGCGCCCGGCCACGGAATGGCGCGGAGCTGGCTTCGCTCCTGGAGGGGGTGGTGGGACGCCTCGCCGGACCTCCCGCCGAGGTCTCCCGTGGCTTCTTCCAGGAGCCGGAGGCCGGATGCGCGAAGTGGCGCGAGGTCCACTTCCAACGGTTGCTGGAGGAGGGGGGGGCGCTGCTCTCCAAGGGGGAGGGAGCCCGGGCGGCGAAGCTGCTCAACGCGGCCCTGTCGCTCCGTCCGGACTCCGCCGAGGTGCGCGAGTTGCTGCGCGCGCGACCGCCCGTGCGCCGCTCGAGGGCCCTCGTGGGCGGCGCCGTGCTGGCGTGCCTTCTCGTGGCCCTGGGCGTCTGGGTCTGGGCGCGACACCCGGGAGCGCCAGAGGCCGTGGTGACGGCCCCGGTCCTTCCGGCGACCTCACCTCCTCCGGAGCCCGTTGCGGCGCCGGTTCAAGAACCTGCCCCGGAGCTGGTTCGGGAGCAGGAGGCGACCGCGCCCGTGGACTCGGAGCCGGTCCCTCGTGCCACGCGGACGCGGACGCCTCGCCCGGTGCCGTCGAAGAAGAGGACGGAGCCCCCGGCCGTCCACCCCGTGGAGCCACTCCGGGTGGAGGCGCCTCCTGTCGCCGTCGCTGAAACGCCCTCGCCAAAGTCGCAGGAGCCCGCGACGTTGCAGGTGGTGACGCGACCCTGGGCCGAGGTGTTCGTGGACGGGCAGAGCCGGGGCTATACGCCCCGCGTGCGAGAGCTGCGCCTGTCGCCGGGCACGCACCGGCTGCGCTTCGACAATCCGTTGTGTGACCCGATCGAGGAGATCCTCCAGGTGTCCCCGGGCGAGTCGGTGTCGCGCGAGCTCACCCTGCGGGTGCGCAAGGCCGAGGTGCGCATCGTCGCGCCCGTGGGAGCTCTCATCCTCGTCGATGGGACCGAGCTGGGTGTGGCGCCACTGCCGGGGCCGGTGACGGTGGAGCACGGCGGGCATGTGTTCTCGGCGCGGGTTCCAGGCGGAGGCTTCCTGCGACGCGAAGTGAACGTGGTGGCGGGAGCGCGGACCGAGGTGGTGTTGAGGTCCTCGCCATGA
- a CDS encoding latent transforming growth factor beta-binding protein: protein MSRPVRLLAPLALVTVLGCPLDIDVREPDTVTDAGPWACVKDQDCPDGQRCDDASEDNHCEKGPRVTQPCGGYGTCSYGVFCDEGRCEEGCLGIPCRLGYQCAPDFECVEACTEGPPSNLGAWCKSSTECGRCGFCVALGGGEKQCHQPCTADAQCPEGAPGTCVLVAPGKSARVCRPG from the coding sequence ATGTCCCGACCCGTCCGACTCCTCGCGCCGCTCGCCCTGGTGACCGTGCTGGGCTGCCCTCTCGACATCGACGTCCGGGAGCCGGACACCGTCACCGACGCGGGACCGTGGGCGTGCGTGAAGGACCAGGACTGTCCGGACGGACAGCGCTGCGATGACGCCAGCGAGGACAACCATTGTGAGAAGGGCCCCCGGGTCACCCAGCCGTGTGGAGGCTATGGCACGTGCTCCTACGGGGTCTTCTGCGACGAGGGCCGTTGTGAGGAGGGCTGCCTGGGGATCCCCTGCCGGCTCGGCTACCAGTGCGCTCCGGATTTTGAATGCGTCGAGGCATGCACCGAGGGGCCTCCCTCGAACCTGGGGGCCTGGTGCAAAAGCTCCACCGAGTGCGGCCGCTGTGGCTTCTGCGTGGCCCTGGGGGGCGGAGAGAAACAATGCCATCAACCCTGCACCGCCGACGCGCAGTGCCCTGAAGGCGCACCGGGGACGTGTGTGTTGGTGGCGCCGGGGAAATCGGCGCGCGTCTGCCGGCCGGGGTGA
- a CDS encoding DUF6310 domain-containing protein, whose translation MRFRACIALLLYVSACATSAPTPSQPAARDPRLANLQRAAMLPWTDGGACAVREASEPWPVLAERCYHALDHERVRFRDITGKCAVASAGAAVGVGLCVLAAPEIIVGAVIVAGVVVVGFAIKEALDAYALDMGRPEVRPAPETRPMSETAPSPQNPSPKTRPKPEPKGPDLPPIGPVEVTERDRRWCEPIPEPHAGEDDAHNKCADQFPPNRYPGMDVLVGGVSFDALQVGVRVLWEIKTHRFDTYPDFIQRREIEKEIKQLDKQRKAARDCGYDFVVGVGTEEHKEALEFQAPELKIVVTGCKR comes from the coding sequence ATGCGTTTCCGAGCGTGCATCGCACTTCTGCTCTATGTCTCAGCCTGCGCTACGTCAGCGCCCACCCCATCACAACCAGCGGCCCGGGACCCGAGGCTCGCCAACCTCCAGCGAGCGGCGATGCTGCCCTGGACGGACGGGGGGGCTTGCGCCGTCCGCGAAGCTTCTGAGCCCTGGCCCGTGCTGGCGGAGAGGTGCTACCACGCTCTGGACCATGAAAGGGTTCGGTTTCGGGACATCACGGGCAAATGCGCCGTCGCTTCCGCAGGTGCGGCAGTGGGCGTCGGACTCTGTGTCTTGGCGGCGCCGGAGATCATCGTGGGAGCAGTAATCGTCGCGGGCGTGGTGGTGGTGGGATTCGCTATCAAAGAGGCGCTGGATGCGTATGCTCTGGATATGGGGCGCCCCGAGGTAAGGCCCGCGCCTGAAACTCGGCCCATGTCTGAAACAGCGCCTTCCCCGCAGAACCCCTCGCCGAAGACAAGGCCCAAGCCGGAGCCCAAAGGGCCGGATTTACCTCCCATTGGCCCGGTCGAAGTCACGGAGCGAGACCGCCGCTGGTGCGAACCCATCCCGGAACCGCACGCGGGCGAGGATGACGCGCATAACAAGTGCGCCGATCAGTTTCCGCCTAATCGTTATCCCGGAATGGATGTGCTCGTGGGCGGTGTGAGCTTCGATGCACTGCAAGTCGGCGTGCGTGTGCTGTGGGAAATCAAGACCCATCGGTTTGACACATACCCTGACTTCATCCAAAGGCGGGAGATTGAGAAGGAAATCAAGCAATTGGACAAGCAACGAAAAGCTGCGCGAGACTGCGGATATGACTTCGTCGTTGGGGTTGGCACTGAAGAACACAAAGAAGCACTGGAGTTCCAGGCGCCCGAACTCAAGATCGTCGTAACGGGGTGCAAGCGATGA
- a CDS encoding sigma 54-interacting transcriptional regulator: MSVGSDAACDVVLQAPGVKPSHALLFQDARGWTVSAAARGCEVRVRNKRVEVAPLAPGESFSVGRISLTLLSSEAARPVVDSAPEAAPAGRLLAVLTGFASRLMVQRPPVELLDVAMRGLAEVADADVGFLVSVEGPRRHVICSTGPVPEAAVVDSLVDQVVASGAPVLVADVAADAALAGAPSVVALRLTSALVLPLRGGTAPLSIVYLGRRGGRPPFSPRELEEAMALSSLAALLLATSRELMELRTRVDSLTQRIEAATFEGLIGESHAMRAMYRLVERLAPTSLHVLIQGETGTGKEEVARALHRRSGRRGRLVAINCAALPESLIERELFGHVKGAFSGAGTDRPGLVEAADGGTLFLDEVGDMPLSLQSRLLRVVQEREVTRLGENHPRKVDMRVVAATHRPLKALVEEGRFRGDLLFRLDEVRVEVPPLRERGDDVLLIAHHVLSREARRARGFTQKATGALRGHPFPGNVRELVSRVRRAAILAPGELIGPEDLELGADAAPLVPLEEAREAFVQRYVREAIARSGGSKKDAAQALGIGLRSIFRYLGEEP, translated from the coding sequence GTGTCCGTGGGCTCCGATGCCGCGTGTGACGTCGTCCTCCAGGCGCCAGGCGTGAAGCCCAGCCATGCGCTGCTCTTCCAGGACGCGCGGGGCTGGACGGTGTCCGCCGCGGCCAGGGGCTGCGAGGTGCGCGTGCGCAACAAGCGCGTGGAAGTGGCGCCGCTCGCTCCGGGAGAGTCCTTCTCCGTGGGACGCATCTCCCTCACCCTGCTCTCCTCCGAAGCGGCCCGGCCGGTCGTGGACTCCGCGCCGGAGGCGGCACCGGCGGGACGGCTGTTGGCGGTGTTGACGGGCTTCGCCTCGCGGCTGATGGTGCAGCGGCCCCCCGTGGAGCTCCTGGACGTGGCCATGCGCGGGCTCGCGGAGGTGGCGGACGCGGACGTGGGCTTCCTCGTGTCGGTGGAGGGGCCGCGGCGCCACGTCATATGTTCCACCGGGCCGGTGCCAGAGGCGGCGGTCGTGGACAGCCTGGTGGATCAGGTGGTGGCCTCGGGCGCTCCCGTGCTCGTGGCGGACGTGGCCGCGGACGCGGCGCTGGCCGGGGCGCCCAGTGTCGTGGCCCTGCGCCTCACCTCCGCCCTGGTGCTGCCCCTGCGCGGGGGAACGGCGCCGCTGTCCATCGTGTACCTCGGACGGCGTGGGGGCCGCCCGCCGTTCTCCCCGCGGGAGCTGGAAGAGGCCATGGCCCTGTCCTCGCTCGCGGCGTTGCTGCTGGCCACCTCGCGCGAGTTGATGGAGCTGCGCACGCGGGTGGACAGCCTCACCCAGCGCATCGAAGCGGCCACCTTCGAGGGGCTCATCGGCGAGTCACACGCGATGCGCGCGATGTACCGGCTGGTGGAGCGGCTGGCGCCCACCTCGCTCCACGTGCTCATCCAGGGCGAGACGGGCACGGGCAAGGAGGAGGTGGCGCGGGCGCTGCACCGGCGCAGTGGAAGGCGCGGGCGGCTGGTGGCCATCAACTGCGCGGCCCTGCCCGAGTCGCTCATCGAGCGGGAGCTGTTCGGCCACGTGAAGGGTGCCTTCTCGGGGGCGGGGACGGATCGGCCCGGGCTGGTGGAGGCCGCGGACGGGGGCACGCTCTTCCTGGATGAGGTGGGCGACATGCCGCTGTCGCTCCAGTCCCGCCTGTTGCGCGTGGTGCAGGAGCGCGAGGTGACGCGGCTGGGGGAGAACCATCCACGCAAGGTGGACATGCGCGTGGTGGCCGCCACGCACCGGCCCCTGAAGGCGCTGGTGGAGGAGGGCCGCTTCCGAGGGGATCTGCTCTTCCGCCTGGACGAGGTCCGCGTGGAGGTGCCGCCCCTGCGCGAGCGCGGGGACGACGTGCTGCTCATCGCCCACCACGTGCTGAGCCGCGAGGCCCGGCGCGCGCGGGGCTTCACCCAGAAGGCCACCGGGGCCCTGCGCGGCCATCCCTTTCCGGGCAACGTGCGCGAGCTGGTGTCGCGGGTGCGGCGCGCGGCGATCCTCGCCCCGGGAGAGCTCATCGGCCCCGAGGACCTGGAGCTGGGGGCGGACGCGGCGCCGCTGGTGCCGCTGGAGGAGGCGCGCGAGGCCTTCGTGCAGCGCTACGTGCGCGAGGCCATCGCCCGGAGCGGCGGCAGCAAGAAGGACGCGGCGCAGGCGCTCGGGATCGGGCTGCGCTCCATCTTCCGCTACCTGGGCGAGGAGCCCTGA